From the Lathyrus oleraceus cultivar Zhongwan6 chromosome 4, CAAS_Psat_ZW6_1.0, whole genome shotgun sequence genome, one window contains:
- the LOC127074184 gene encoding zinc finger protein ZAT9: MERHKCKLCSRTFSNGRALGGHMKAHLAIARSQKQQTLLFSSSSSESEQEQEQGKIWIGYGLRENPRKSLKTADPGFSLKHDQTESVIVQDRESETESKNNPTRQQRSKRTRKLSSSNNNNGNFELKKPKMSFTVRTTLSTFNDTEPVEPVEPVEPVSSVSDTSPEEDVAMCLMMLSRDKWSRRNSNINNAVEQQEEEGSVEKIPEAKLLKRVRGKHLCENCRKMFRSSRALGSHRSVCCRHEASNGNSNYDKIFKCPFCFKVFGSGQALGGHKRSHLIPSSSNSAANVNVNVNLPARFKESFIDLNLPAPLEEEDDLSVVSEA; encoded by the coding sequence ATGGAAAGACACAAATGCAAGCTATGTTCAAGGACTTTTAGCAATGGAAGAGCACTTGGTGGACACATGAAGGCTCATCTTGCCATAGCTAGGTCTCAGAAACAACAAACTCTTTTGTTCTCAAGCTCTTcatcagaatcagaacaagaacaagaacaaggAAAAATATGGATTGGTTATGGTTTGAGAGAGAATCCAAGGAAGAGTCTGAAAACTGCAGATCCTGGATTTTCTTTGAAACATGACCAAACTGAGTCTGTTATTGTTCAAGATAGAGAAAGTGAGACTGAGTCGAAGAACAATCCGACTCGTCAACAACGATCCAAACGGACCAGAAAActcagcagcagcaacaacaacaacggGAATTTTGAATTGAAGAAACCGAAGATGAGTTTCACTGTGAGAACAACTCTGTCAACATTCAATGATACTGAACCTGTTGAACCTGTTGAACCTGTTGAACCTGTGAGTTCAGTTTCTGATACTTCTCCTGAAGAAGACGTTGCTATGTGTCTCATGATGCTGTCAAGAGACAAATGGAGCAGGAGgaacagcaacatcaacaatgCGGTGGAACAACAAGAAGAAGAGGGATCGGTGGAGAAAATACCGGAGGCGAAGTTGTTGAAACGAGTTCGAGGAAAGCATTTATGTGAAAACTGTAGGAAAATGTTCCGGTCTTCAAGAGCATTGGGAAGTCATAGAAGTGTTTGTTGTCGCCATGAAGCGTCAAATGGTAACAGTAACTATGACAAGATTTTCAAATGTCCGTTTTGTTTCAAGGTGTTTGGTTCCGGTCAAGCACTCGGTGGTCACAAGAGATCTCATTTGATTCCTTCCTCGTCTAACTCGGCAGCCAATGTTAATGTTAATGTTAATCTTCCGGCTAGATTCAAAGAGAGTTTCATAGATCTCAATTTACCAGCTCCGCTCGAAGAAGAAGACGATCTTAGCGTCGTTTCAGAAGCCTAA